The following DNA comes from Flavobacteriales bacterium.
AACAGTAAAAGACCAACAGTAAACTGAGGATGTCCAACTTATAGGCTGAGGATAAAACGTATATGAAACAACACACCACACTGTTCTGAACCATGAGAAAGCTTAAACAGGAAGAGATACCGGAAGTGCTGCCCATTATAAAGGGCCGAAATACCATGCTGCGCGTGCAGCTGCTCCAGCTCCAAGTAGGAGAGGTGCTGTTTATGGGAAAAGAGGAATGGAAGACCAAAACATCACCCCGATTTGTGGTCTATGCCATTACCAAGAAGTACTCCATGCGCTACGAGTACGGCCGCACCATCGATGGTACGGGCTGGCTCTTTAAACGCATTGCGTGATTGTTTTTGGCAGATCACCCTCCGGCAGTCTCAGGGCCGGCATTTGGAGAATTCCGCCTTGTTGAATGACGTAAACAGCTATATTGCAAGCAATTAAACCAGCTACCCACAGAGTTGGCTAACGATACCTGATTATCTTTAGCCAATAGTTGGCGTGCATTGTGGCGCAACCTGACAGAACATCCATGAAATCAACCTTGACATCATCTAACACGAAAATGAACCTAAACATGACGAAACCAATTTTATCACTTCTTACCGTAGTGGTTAGCTTATTATCTATCGTAAATGCGAACGGACAGTGGATTGAAACAAATGGTCCGTATAGCGGTGTTGTTCAGACCATGCTTATAGATGGAACAGACATTTATGCAGGAACTAGTAATGGTGGAGTATTTTTATCAATGGACAATGGCTCATCGTGGTCAAGAATTAACGATGGTTTAACCAATTACGACATCCGTTCAATAGTCGTAAATGGATCAAACATTTATGCTGGCACATGGAATGGAGGTGTCTTTTTATCAACCAACAATGGATTGTCTTGGTCGCCTGTTAATAATGGTCTAACGAACGCTTACGTTTCCTCATTACTGGTCAATGGTTCAACTATATATGCCAGTACAAATGCTGGAGTATTCAAGACAAACAATAATGGTAGTTCTTGGACGGCTGTCAATAGCGGATTGACAAGTAATTATACTACCTCTTTGGCAACAGATGGAACGAATATCTATGTCGGAACATCAGGTGGCATATTTGCTTCTTCAAATAGTGGTGCTTCGTGGACAGCAGTAAATACTGGTCTTTTAAACCCAAGCGTTAAATCAATTGCCACAGATGGTTCAAACCTTTATGTTGGAACTACAAGTGGTGTTTTTGGGTCTACCAATGGTGGCGCAAACTGGACTGCGTTGAATAACGGCTTGTCTGCTAGTATTAGGTCACTAGCAATAAGCGGCTCAAATGTCTTTGCTGGAACACAAGATGATGGCGTGTTCTTGTCCTCAGACAATGGTGCTTCTTGGACAGATGTTAATACTGGACTGACCAATTTGTCTGTTTACTCATTAGCAACTGACGGAATAAACCTTTTTGCTGGCACTAATTACGGTGGTGTTTTCTTATCAGTCAATAACGCATCTTCTTGGACTGCTGTGAATGAAGGCTTCACAAATACATACGTTCTATCATTGGCAACTGACGGGGTAAATATTTTCGCAGGAACTATAAATAATGGTGTCTATTTATCAAATAATGAAGGCTCTACTTGGGTCAAAATAAATAATGGATTAGGGGATTTTTCGATAAATGCCATAGCAATTCATGGTTCAAATATCTACGTTGGAACTGTTGGACATGGCGCATATTTATCCACGAATAATGGTTCGTCTTGGTCTGCGATCAATACTGGATTAACTAGTCCTTCGGTTTCCTCTTTTGCTATTAGTGGCACAACCATTTATGCTGGCACACAAAACAATGGAATATTTAAGTCTGTCAACAATGGTAATTCTTGGACTGCCGTTAATAATGGTTTAGGGAGCATGACCATTACTGCCTTAACAATAGTCGGGACAAACATATTTGCAGGGACTGGTGGCAACGGTGTCTATTTGTCAACTAATAGCGGTTCATCATGGACAGGTGTAAGCACAGGTTTAACCAACTTTAATGTCAGTTCACT
Coding sequences within:
- a CDS encoding T9SS type A sorting domain-containing protein; its protein translation is MKSTLTSSNTKMNLNMTKPILSLLTVVVSLLSIVNANGQWIETNGPYSGVVQTMLIDGTDIYAGTSNGGVFLSMDNGSSWSRINDGLTNYDIRSIVVNGSNIYAGTWNGGVFLSTNNGLSWSPVNNGLTNAYVSSLLVNGSTIYASTNAGVFKTNNNGSSWTAVNSGLTSNYTTSLATDGTNIYVGTSGGIFASSNSGASWTAVNTGLLNPSVKSIATDGSNLYVGTTSGVFGSTNGGANWTALNNGLSASIRSLAISGSNVFAGTQDDGVFLSSDNGASWTDVNTGLTNLSVYSLATDGINLFAGTNYGGVFLSVNNASSWTAVNEGFTNTYVLSLATDGVNIFAGTINNGVYLSNNEGSTWVKINNGLGDFSINAIAIHGSNIYVGTVGHGAYLSTNNGSSWSAINTGLTSPSVSSFAISGTTIYAGTQNNGIFKSVNNGNSWTAVNNGLGSMTITALTIVGTNIFAGTGGNGVYLSTNSGSSWTGVSTGLTNFNVSSLANDGNNIYAGIYGRVFLSTNNGTTWTGTANTISGTGIKSLLVSGGNVWAGNSTGVYLTTNNGTSWSQINTNLTTTDVRSLALAGSNIYAGTMGGSVWKSENVITDIDNTDPALSSHFTAYPNPARTEISITGYNPAHIKLVNALGQVAATSNLSNKIFVADLPVGLYVLQLFDKNGHQIKAEKVIIE